One genomic segment of Brassica napus cultivar Da-Ae chromosome A3, Da-Ae, whole genome shotgun sequence includes these proteins:
- the LOC106441773 gene encoding uncharacterized protein LOC106441773 codes for MTLTLSMAETLDALIDNSQETDYSSAHPEEDNTNIDLSLLRINSFGNSSVRRRANSSPPQFPSHGSFGSPSPAAATSPVKRPSPESKDADEPRRKKLFLPQPRDAEDDETMSNRLGYSKIPLPSRVRSSPIYRRSLSDTFSSRSGVAQETAPSLPPRPPVFRRCVSDVSPAASKAFRGTDVEANKMLYAIKNGVVELDQWCNKLLQYGESVKQDGSSSPKRLIKEGVRELDQWCNKLINYGEVSSPKAEVESPEEEHDKECKEGVKVDRVGEAFVVEINCPCGRNYRTLFSGRDCYYKLL; via the exons ATGACTCTAACTCTAAGCATGGCCGAAACCCTAGACGCTCTAATCGACAACTCCCAAGAAACCGATTACTCCTCCGCTCACCCCGAGGAAGACAACACCAAcatcgatctctctctcctccgcATCAACAGCTTCGGTAACTCCTCCGTTCGCCGCCGCGCGAACTCCTCTCCTCCGCAGTTCCCCTCGCACGGATCTTTCGGCTCTCCTTCCCCCGCCGCCGCCACCAGCCCCGTGAAACGCCCCTCCCCGGAGTCGAAAGACGCCGACGAGCCTAGACGCAAGAAGCTGTTTCTTCCCCAACCACGCGACGCCGAGGATGACGAAACGATGTCGAATCGCTTGGGATACTCGAAGATTCCGCTTCCGTCGCGAGTCCGTTCGTCTCCGATCTACAGACGATCTCTCTCCGATACGTTTTCTTCCCGAAGCGGTGTCGCTCAGGAAACAGCACCGTCTCTCCCGCCCCGGCCACCGGTCTTCAGGAGGTGCGTCTCCGATGTTTCGCCGGCAGCTTCGAAGGCGTTTCGTGGAACTGATGTTGAAGCCAATAAg ATGCTCTATGCTATCAAGAATGGAGTTGTTGAATTGGATCAGTGGTGTAACAAGCTTCTACAGTACGGTGAATCGGTGAAACAAGATGGCAGTAGTAGTCCTAAG CGTCTTATCAAGGAGGGAGTTCGTGAACTGGATCAGTGGTGTAACAAGCTCATCAACTACGGTGAAGTCAGTAGTCCTAAG GCAGAAGTTGAGTCACCAGAAGAGGAGCACGACAAAGAGTGTAAAGAAGGAGTGAAGGTGGACAGAGTTGGTGAGGCTTTTGTTGTTGAGATCAACTGTCCTTGTGGAAGAAACtacagaactctcttctctggCCGTGACTGCTACTACAAGCTCTTGTAG
- the LOC106437700 gene encoding restin homolog produces the protein MEEATQVASSEVPVVKGDADDLKTVDVSVKPVNEDVTKEGKEEDDGEFIKVEKEAIDKADHVPVQEEKQVSIETQRELQESQEKTKELELELERVAEELKRYESENTHLKDELLSAKEKLEETEKKHGELEAVHKKQQEKVLEVEERHSSQLKSLEDALQSHDAKDKELTEVREAFAALGIELESSQKKLIELEEGLKCSAEEAKRFEEKVSGLKTALEAAEEEKRQATTQLLELESSLNQSSARNAELEEDLRVALQKGAEHEDRANTTHQRSIELEGICQTSQSKHEEAEGRLRDLELLLQTEKYRIQELEEQVSALEAFQVKSSSLESALNIATEKEKELTDTVSEYSLKISESESLLESLRNELSVTQGKLESVENDLKAGGLRESEVMEKLRSAEESLEKKGREIDEAMTKTKELEALHETLSKDSEDRIQKVMEEITSRDSEATEKLKGLEEIVKSYEEQLAEASSKSSSLKGELDQLKAKCDVLEKENGDLAEVNLKLNQELANHGSEANEFQTKISALEAEREQATKDLKDELQSVIAKLEEQVTVERSKADTLVSEIEKLRAVAAEKNVLESHVEELEKSLKEEVENATAASVKVAELTSKLQENEHIASDRDALNEQVIQLQRDLQAAQSSIDEQKQAHSQKHSELESALKQSQEEIEAKKKAVTEYESKVKDLEQKVQLADAKTKETEAMDVGIKSRDIDLSFSSPTKRKSKKKSEASSTSSSGNVTATTQTASTSHLMTVKIMSGVAFVSVIIGIILGKKY, from the exons ATGGAGGAAGCAACTCAAGTAGCGAGTTCTGAGGTTCCTGTAGTGAAAGGAGATGCTGATGACCTTAAGACAGTTGATGTTTCCGTCAAG CCTGTGAATGAAGATGTGACAAAGGAAGGTAAAGAAGAGGATGATGGGGAGTTCATAAAAGTCGAGAAGGAAGCTATTGACAAAGCAGACCATGTTCCTGTTCAAGAGGAAAAACAAGTTTCAATTGAAACACAAAGAGAGCTACAAGAATCACAAGAAAAGACCAAGGAGCTAGAGCTAGAATTGGAAAGAGTAGCGGAGGAACTGAAACGGTACGAATCTGAGAACACCCACTTGAAGGATGAGCTTTTGTCTGCGAAAGAGAAGTTAGAAGAAACGGAGAAGAAGCACGGAGAGCTCGAAGCTGTCCACAAGAAGCAGCAAGAGAAAGTTCTTGAAGTGGAAGAGAGACACAGCTCTCAGTTGAAGTCCTTGGAAGACGCTTTGCAGTCCCATGATGCTAAAGATAAGGAACTAACCGAAGTTAGGGAAGCTTTTGCTGCGTTGGGGATAGAACTCGAGAGCTCGCAAAAGAAGCTGATAGAGTTGGAGGAAGGGCTAAAGTGTTCAGCCGAAGAGGCGAAGAGATTTGAAGAGAAAGTGTCTGGACTAAAAACAGCTCTTGAAGCTGCCGAGGAAGAGAAGAGACAGGCGACCACTCAGCTACTGGAACTAGAATCATCTCTAAACCAATCATCAGCCAGAAATGCTGAGCTTGAAGAAGACTTGAGAGTAGCTTTGCAGAAGGGCGCAGAGCATGAAGATCGTGCTAACACGACTCACCAGCGCAGCATTGAGCTAGAAGGTATATGTCAAACATCGCAGTCCAAACATGAAGAGGCAGAAGGAAGATTGAGAGACTTGGAGCTTCTACTCCAGACAGAAAAATACAGAATTCaagaacttgaggagcaagttagCGCGCTAGAGGCGTTCCAAGTGAAGAGTTCGAGCCTTGAATCTGCTTTAAACATTGCAactgagaaagagaaagaactgACAGATACAGTGAGTGAGTACAGTTTGAAGATCAGTGAGTCTGAGAGTCTGTTAGAAAGTCTCAGGAATGAATTGAGTGTGACACAAGGAAAGCTGGAGAGCGTTGAAAACGACCTAAAAGCTGGTGGCTTACGTGAAAGCGAAGTAATGGAGAAGCTGAGGTCTGCTGAAGAGAGTCTTGAGAAGAAAGGAAGAGAGATAGAtgaagctatgactaaaaccaAGGAGCTTGAAGCTTTGCATGAGACTTTAAGTAAAGACTCTGAGGACAGAATCCAAAAGGTGATGGAGGAGATCACTAGCAGAGACTCAGAGGCAACTGAGAAACTGAAAGGCCTTGAGGAGATAGTTAAATCATATGAAGAGCAGTTGGCTGAAGCATCTAGCAAATCTTCTTCTCTAAAAGGAGAGCTTGATCAGCTTAAGGCCAAGTGTGATGTTCTTGAGAAAGAAAATGGTGATCTGGCTGAAGTAAATCTAAAGCTGAACCAGGAGCTAGCCAATCATGGATCAGAGGCCAACGAGTTTCAGACAAAGATCTCTGCTCTGGAGGCTGAGAGGGAGCAGGCAACAAAAGATCTAAAGGATGAGCTTCAATCAGTTATTGCAAAGCTTGAGGAGCAAGTAACAGTAGAGAGGTCTAAAGCTGATACTTTGGTGTCCGAGATTGAGAAGCTTAGAGCAGTGGCTGCTGAAAAGAATGTTTTAGAATCACATGTTGAAGAACTTGAGAAGAGTTTGAAAGAAGAG GTTGAAAATGCAACGGCTGCGTCTGTAAAAGTGGCAGAACTGACCTCAAAACTGCAGGAAAATGAACATATCGCTAGTGACCGAGATGCGCTCAATGAGCAAGTGATTCAGCTTCAGAGAGATCTTCAAGCGGCTCAGAGTTCTATTGATGAACAG AAACAAGCACATTCTCAGAAGCATTCAGAGCTGGAGTCTGCACTAAAGCAATCACAAGAAGAGATTGAAGCTAAGAAAAAGGCGGTCACTGAATATGAGTCAAAGGTCAAAGATCTTGAACAGAAAGTGCAGCTCGCGGATGCTAAGACTAAG GAGACTGAGGCAATGGATGTAGGCATTAAGTCTCGAGACATTGACTTGTCATTTTCTTCACCAACGAAACGTAAGAGCAAGAAGAAGTCAgaggcatcatcaacttcttcttcGGGCAACGTTACTGCTACTACTCAGACGGCTTCAACTTCACATCTCATGACAGTGAAGATCATGTCCGGAGTGGCTTTTGTTTCGGTTATCATCGGTATAATTCTTGGGAAAAAGTATTAG